The proteins below come from a single Aspergillus oryzae RIB40 DNA, chromosome 5 genomic window:
- a CDS encoding histidine phosphatase family protein (multiple inositol polyphosphate phosphatase) gives MLNVTSPWALILSLLTAIVSISYYNNNPSAPEIRSPHCASWNAWYNPLRSGQVGYQANDWNILYHLGGNGPWIEKIDELETPGLEPPKGCVIDQVHMISRHGERYPTKSAGSRHLALLNRIKEANVVLNGSLSFLNNWTYFTDEPQKDFDQLTKTSPYAGTLQAFSTGVRFLTRYGHLLPLHGTTRLWASECNRVIETAQHFASGFFGLDWEKTEKAALEIIPETLERGADTLTPGDTCPKYIEDPAKGHDNGVNMLALFQDVYIPAIAERLINDENNSALGYLTNLEVYGMQEMCGFETLSRGSSPWCDIFTHDDWENFEYARDLIHYYRAGPGNPYAGAMGWLWLNATTGLLRSGPEAGTMFFSFVHDGDIAPLVTAMDILKDPKYDPFLPTTHRVEDRVWRTSSVMPMGGRIVFERLTCPTSSAKDPSGEEAFLRVNINDKIVPLPYCKSGPGLSCPLKEFVDHVERRRSEVGDFGEVCGLEKDVGYITFLRQG, from the exons ATGCTGAATGTGACATCACCATGGGCATTaattctttcccttttgacTGCGATTGTTAGTATTTCCTATTATAATAACAACCCATCTGCTCCCGAGATTAGGTCGCCTCATTGCGCAAGCTGGAACGCCTGGTACAACCCACTCCGATCAGGCCAGGTCGGATATCAAGCCAACGATTGGAACATCCTCTACCACCTGGGTGGCAATGGACCATGGATAGAGAAGATTGACGAGCTTGAAACGCCGGGCCTTGAACCCCCAAAGGGTTGCGTCATTGATCAAGTACATATG ATCTCTCGTCATGGGGAACGATATCCGACCAAATCTGCTGGGAGTC GTCACCTCGCACTTCTAAATCGAATAAAGGAAGCAAATGTAGTTCTTAATGGCTCACTATCATTCTTGAACAATTGGACATATTTTACCGATGAACCACAGAAAGATTTCGACCAGCTAACCAAGACTAGTCCGTATGCTGGCACACTGCAGGCTTTCTCAACGGGCGTCCGCTTCTTAACGCGATACGGACACTTATTACCACTCCATGGGACGACAAGATTATGGGCAAGCGAGTGTAACCGCGTGATAGAAACAGCCCAGCATTTCGCGTCTGGATTCTTCGGCCTGGATTGGGAAAAGACTGAAAAGGCTGCGTTGGAGATCATCCCCGAGACCCTCGAGCGAGGTGCCGATACACTGACTCCGGGCGATACATGCCCAAAATACATCGAAGATCCTGCGAAAGGCCATGACAATGGTGTCAATATGCTTGCTCTGTTTCAAGATGTGTACATTCCAGCTATTGCAGAGCGACTAATCAATGATGAGAACAACTCGGCACTTGGATATTTAACCAATCTAGAGGTCTACGGTATGCAGGAAATGTGCGGATTCGAGACCCTATCTCGCGGGTCAAGTCCTTGGTGCGATATATTTACTCATGATGATTGGGAGAATTTTGAGTATGCCCGTGATTTGATTCACTACTACCGTGCTGGTCCAGGCAACCCGTATGCTGGTGCTATGGGTTGGCTCTGGCTCAATGCTACGACTGGACTTTTACGGTCTGGGCCGGAAGCTGGTACTATGTTCTTCAGTTT CGTTCATGATGGGGATATCGCTCCCTTGGTCACAGCAATGGATATATTGAAAGATCCGAAGTATGATCCATTCCTGCCGACCACACATAGGGTGGAAGACCGCGTCTGGCGTACCTCGTCCGTCATGCCAATGGGCGGAAGGATCGTTTTTGAGAGATTGACTTGTCCGACTTCATCGGCGAAGGACCCCAGTGGTGAAGAGGCCTTTCTTCGGGTTAATATAAACGATAAGATTGTGCCACTGCCATACTGCAAATCTGGGCCTGGGCTGTCGTGTCCGTTGAAGGAATTCGTTGATCATGTagaaagacgaagatcggAAGTGGGAGACTTTGGAGAAGTGTGCGGACTAGAAAAGGACGTTGGATATATAACATTCTTACGACAGGGCTAG
- a CDS encoding uncharacterized protein (predicted protein): protein MRFLCLHGSGTSGEIFEIQSGGISQALEAKGHRFTYIDGRLDSEPEPELKGILDPPFYKHYPRDIAPGEDLARAIEYTMDIIKKKGPFDAVMGFSQGAALAGSMIINHAKTHDVPLFKAAVFICGAAPYESSGKETIQPTPGEYLVNIPTTHIVGKQDEIYDLSMQLYGLCEPSKAEFYDHGSRHLIPFDGKNTEAMIAAIEKTIKRARTG, encoded by the exons ATGCGATTCCTCTGTTTACATGGCTCCGGCACGAGCGGGGAA ATTTTTGAGATCCAATCCG GTGGCATTAGCCAGGCTCTGGAAGCTAAAGGGCATCGCTTCACATATATCGATGGCCGATTAGACTCCGAACCTGAGCCAG AGCTGAAGGGCATCTTGGATCCACCATTTTACAAACACTACCCACGCGATATCGCACCCGGCGAAGACCTCGCTCGTGCGATCGAGTACACCATGGATATCATTAAGAAGAAGGGTCCATTCGACGCTGTAATGGGGTTCTCACAAGGCGCTGCTCTCGCAGGTTCGATGATCATTAACCATGCCAAAACACATGACGTTCCGCTGTTCAAAGCCGCTGTCTTTATCTGCGGTGCGGCGCCGTACGAGTCATCTGGAAAGGAGACTATTCAGCCGACGCCAGGGGAGTATCTGGTCAATATTCCTACGACCCATATCGTAGGTAAGCAGGATGAGATTTACGACCTCAGTATGCAATTGTATGGTCTGTGTGAACCCTCGAAGGCGGAATTTTACGACCACGGATCAAGGCATTTGATCCCCTTCGACGGCAAAAATACAGAGGCTATGATTGCTGCAATCGAAAAGACCATTAAGCGCGCGAGGACAGGGTAG
- a CDS encoding putative GPI anchored protein (predicted protein), producing MKLSILSLASLAPLVSAHFKLNYPTSRGFDEDKMSQFPCSGLSQSSERTKVSLSAGDFPVALTMGHSQTAVEVLLALGNDPGTNFNITLHPTFRVEGLGAFCLPNVTFDESIVGVKLTDGMNATLQVQSNGDPSGGLYACADIQFTDVDYSAPSSCSNNTGVKATSFTGDAAKRNANESTADGEAQSGSSSSSTSSSSTGSATSTAGAVALETAAWGMLGAAVVGGMAIL from the exons ATGAAACTCTCAATTCTGTCCCTGGCGTCTCTTGCGCCCCTGGTTTCCGCTCATTTCAAGCTGAACTACCCGACTAGCCGTGGATTCGATGAGGACAAAATGAGTCAGTTCCCCTGCAGTGGCCTGTCTCAATCCTCAGAACGGACGAAGGTCTCTCTTTCCGCTGGTGACTTCCCTGTTGCCTTGACAATGGGCCATTCCCAGACAGCTGTGGAAGTGCTTCTCGCTCTCGGAAACGACCCTGGCACCAATTTCAACATTACTCTCCACCCGACCTTCCGAGTGGAGGGTTTGGGCGCCTTTTGCCTTCCCAATGTCACTTTTGATGAGTCCATCGTCGGCGTCAAGTTGACAGATGGAATGAACGCAACCCTGCAGGTACAGAGCAATGGTGACCCGAGCGGTGGTCTTTACGCG TGTGCTGATATCCAATTCACGGATGTGGACTATTCCGCACCCTCCTCTTGCTCGAACAACACTGGTGTCAAGGCGACTTCATTCACCGGAGACGCCGCAAAGCGCAATGCGAACGAGTCCACTGCTGACGGAGAGGCACAGAGTGgctcctcgtcgtcctctACTTCCAGTTCCTCTACCGGTAGCGCTACATCCACTGCTGGCGCGGTCGCTCTGGAGACGGCCGCTTGGGGAATGTTGGGTGCTGCAGTTGTTGGTGGGATGGCAATTCTGTGA
- a CDS encoding nascent polypeptide-associated complex subunit family protein (RNA polymerase II general transcription factor BTF3 and related proteins) has product MLNRSPSGTAFDHENGKLTHTYPQCIISPSSSHTRSTPNSYKPDHESTRLTNSLKNRGKGTPRRKVKKVHKSSGADDKKLQATLKKMNVQPIQAIEEVNMFKEDGNVIHFGAPKVHASVPSNTFALYGNGEEKELTELVPGILNQLGPDSLASLRKLAESYQNMQKNQAGAEGKKDDDEDDIPDLVEGENFESNVE; this is encoded by the exons ATGTTGAACAGG TCTCCCTCGGGTACCGCATTCGACCACGAAAATGGGAAATTAACCCACACATACCCCCAATGCATTATCTCgccctcctcttctcatACCAGATCTACTCCCAATTCTTACAAACCCGACCATGAATCCACCCGACTGACGAATTCCCTTAAAAACAGAGGCAAGGGCACTCCCCGCcgcaaggtcaagaaggTCCACAAGTCCTCCGGCGCCGACGACAAGAAGCTCCAGGCTAccctgaagaagatgaacgTCCAGCCCATCCAGGCCATCGAGGAGGTCAACATGTTCAAGGAAGACGGAAACGTCATCCACTTCGGTGCTCCCAAGG TCCACGCCTCTGTCCCCTCCAACACCTTCGCTCTCTACGGTAAcggcgaagagaaggaactcACCGAGCTCGTCCCCGGTATCCTGAACCAGCTTGGCCCCGACAGCCTCGCCTCCCTCCGCAAGCTCGCCGAGAGCTACCAGAACATGCAGAAGAACCAGGCCGGTgccgagggcaagaaggatgatgatgaggatgatatccCTGATCTGGTTGAGGGCGAGAACTTCGAGAGCAATGTCGAGTAA
- a CDS encoding uncharacterized protein (predicted protein): MDQFPKLRPVGRIELCSTARHHLRFYYNVAVAATYSLPGTFTLPIKDYVYKACEILIAQHPILSAVPIGEETKDPYFARLPSIDLSQSVFFQKREHGFPDAEDRDEDLDTLLSTQHNTPFELPLPFWRIFVLTDDADDTERRFTVVFVFHHAISDGTSGKVFHRSFLQALQSLSSLAVDDVKEVIPSPDSSLLPPGEAVHPKPVSYTYLAVQLFKAKIYDPRDPGLWTGSEVKLPLETKLKHIVFPKHLSSTFRDRCRENKTTITAALQTIIARSLFTHLPESSTKVRCSGAMSNRHWLPGPITEDSMGVFVQEYTEDYSRKDLSETSFPWSVTVRSRATIERELSKEGRDTSANLLRYVNDYHNELYLSKVGRPRSSTYEVSNVGAFTSTTPAEGMPRVGRVVFSQSASVTGNAFEVSVASGGDGCLVLMFTWQKGVVEDLFILNVIESVRKEVYDLCV, encoded by the exons ATGGACCAATTCCCAAAGCTTCGACCG GTCGGTCGCATAGAGCTATGCTCCACCGCACGCCATCACCTAAGATTCTATTATAATGTAGCCGTAGCAGCAACTTACTCACTTCCGGGAACATTTACCCTCCCAATCAAAGACTATGTCTACAAAGCATGTGAAATACTCATTGCGCAGCACCCAATCCTCTCAGCCGTTCCAATCGGCGAGGAGACAAAGGATCCTTACTTCGCGCGTCTCCCGAGCATCGATCTCAGCCAATCGGTCTTTTTCCAGAAGCGTGAACACGGTTTCCCCGATGCAGAAGACCGGGACGAAGATCTGGATACGTTGCTGAGCACCCAGCATAATACCCCCTTCGAGCTCCCCTTGCCATTCTGGAGAATATTCGTGTTAActgatgatgccgatgataCCGAAAGACGGTTTACCGTCGTCTTTGTCTTCCATCATGCTATTTCTGACGGCACTTCGGGAAAGGTCTTCCACAGATCCTTCCTGCAGGCATTACAGTCCTTGTCATCGTTGGCTGTAGACGACGTCAAGGAGGTTATTCCATCGCCTGATTCATCGCTTCTGCCGCCTGGGGAGGCCGTCCACCCTAAGCCAGTGTCGTACACTTACCTGGCTGTTCAGCTCTTTAAAGCTAAGATCTACGATCCCCGAGACCCGGGCTTATGGACAGGCTCGGAGGTCAAGCTCCCACTGGAGACGAAGCTAAAACACATCGTGTTCCCAAAGCACTTATCATCCACATTCAGAGACCGCTGTCGCGAAAATAAGACAACCATAACAGCCGCTCTTCAAACAATCATCGCTCGCTCCCTTTTCACCCATCTCCCTGAATCCTCCACGAAGGTCAGATGCTCCGGCGCGATGTCCAACCGCCACTGGCTTCCCGGCCCCATCACAGAAGATTCAATGGGTGTCTTTGTCCAAGAATACACGGAAGACTACTCTCGGAAAGACCTCAGTGAGACCTCGTTCCCCTGGTCCGTGACCGTGCGGTCTCGCGCGACAATCGAAAGAGAACTCAGTAAAGAGGGCAGGGACACTTCTGCAAATCTGCTTAGGTACGTAAACGATTACCATAATGAGCTCTATTTGTCAAAGGTCGGGCGGCCGAGGTCGTCCACCTATGAGGTGTCAAATGTCGGGGCTTTTACTTCTACTACACCGGCAGAAGGGATGCCGCGGGTTGGACGCGTCGTTTTCTCGCAAAGTGCGTCTGTCACGGGAAATGCCTTTGAAGTCTCGGTTGCTTCGGGTGGCGATGGTtgtttggtgttgatgtttACGTGGCAGAAGGGTGTtgtggaggatttgtttATCCTAAACGTTATTGAGTCGGTGAGGAAGGAAGTTTACGATCTTTGTGTGTGA
- a CDS encoding palmitoyl-(protein) hydrolase (lysophospholipase) yields MATRAPFVVPALKKHTATVIMAHGLGDRFGAYACKNWRRRGLFEEVTFIFPNAPMIPITVNFGMSMPGWYDLSKLGRDLDFEEAIRSQDEPGILRSREYFNTLIKEQIDQGINPSRIVLGGFSQGGAMSVFTGVTNKEKLGGVFGLSCYLLLSDRIKNQIPEDWPNKKTPFFLAHGTDDDVVKYEFGKTSSKLLQDLGLENVQFNSYSDLGHSADPQEIEDLEKFLQQVIPAEGEVSAGL; encoded by the exons ATGGCGACCCGGGCTCCTTTTGTCGTTCCTGCACTCAAGAAACACACCGCAACCGTGATCATGGCTCATGGTCTGGGCGACAGGTTTGGTGCCTATGCCTGTAAG AACTGGCGCCGTAGAGGCTTGTTCGAAGAAGTaacttttatttttcccaATGCGCCCATGATTCCTATCACGGTG AATTTTGGTATGTCAATGCCTGGATGGTACGACCTTTCCAAGCTCGGCCGTGAT CTGGATTTTGAAGAAGCTATCCGCAGCCAGGATGAACCGGGCATCCTCCGTTCCCGCGAATACTTCAACACCCTGATCAAGGAACAAATTGACCAGGGCATCAATCCTTCGCGCATAGTTCTAGGGGGATTTTCCCAGGGAGGCGCGATGTCTGTGTTCACAGGTGTTACCAACAAGGAAAAGCTGGGAGGAGTATTTGGACTTTCATGCTATCTGCTTCTGAGCGATCGCATCAAGAACCAGATCCCTGAGGACTGGCCCAACAAGAAGACACCGTTCTTCCTTGCTCATGGAACCGATGATGACGTTGTGAAGTATGAGTTTGGAAAGACCTCGTCGAAGTTGCTTCAAGACCTCGGACTGGAGAACGTTCAGTTCAACTCTTACTC TGATCTTGGCCATTCTGCCGATCCccaggaaattgaagatctggaaaaATTCCTTCAGCAGGTCATCCCTGCTGAAGGTGAGGTTTCCGCCGGGCTATGA
- a CDS encoding putative short-chain dehydrogenase/reductase family protein (dehydrogenases with different specificities (related to short-chain alcohol dehydrogenases)), producing the protein MSLYQNIALNGSFALHGLRHPLDMYSSLGPTLSEATFGLLGYSFEPSRDIGDLSGKVLFVTGGNAGLGKETVLQLAQHNPSRIYLAARDATKAREAISSIQDIISASVDIRHIQLDLSSFQSTRDAAEKFCSECDRLDILILNAGTMANPPELTKEGFEIQFGTNHIGHFLLTKLLLPTLKKTVGSPASDVRIVTLSSVGSHAAPSLDVMTSTSALLDSHTLVRYSASKAANILFASELARRYPEILSVSVHPGVVSSELYRHTGAMNAISKFGVGLLSTVFRSIRTGAMNQLWAAGTKREQLVNGAYYVPIGVRGSSRFTDDADMARKLWEWTENQIAEKS; encoded by the exons ATGTCTCTCTATCAAAACATCGCTCTCAATGGCTCTTTTGCCTTGCATGGCTTGCGCCATCCATTGGATATGTACTCAAGTCTTGGTCCTACGCTGAGCGAAGCTACCTTCGGCCTGTTGGGGTACTCCTTCGAGCCGAGCAGAGATATTGGAGATCTCTCTGGAAAGGTTCTTTTTGTGACAGGAG GGAATGCCGGTCTTGGAAAAGAAACCGTCCTTCAGCTTGCGCAACATAACCCATCTCGCATATACCTAGCCGCTCGAGACGCTACTAAAGCTCGCGAGGCCATCAGCTCGATTCAAGACATCATTTCAGCCTCCGTCGACATTAGACATATTCAACTTGACCTATCTTCTTTCCAGTCCACACGCGATGCTGCAGAGAAGTTTTGCTCGGAGTGTGATCGCTTGGATATCTTGATCCTCAACGCCGGCACCATGGCGAATCCGCCAGAGCTTACAAAGGAAGGCTTCGAAATCCAATTCGGGACAAACCatattggccatttcctGCTTACCAAACTGCTCCTCCCCACGCTGAAGAAAACTGTCGGAAGCCCCGCATCCGATGTAAGAATAGTGACGTTGAGCTCTGTGGGAAGCCATGCTGCTCCATCCTTGGATGTCATGACCTCAACGTCTGCTCTCTTAGACTCTCACACGCTAGTTCGCTATAGCGCGTCTAAAGCTGCTAACATCCTTTTCGCATCAGAGCTTGCTCGGCGGTACCCCGAGATTCTCTCGGTTTCTGTTCACCCAGGTGTAGTGTCCAGTGAACTATACCGCCATACCGGCGCGATGAATGCCATCTCAAAGTTTGGGGTTGGTTTACTTTCTACCGTGTTTCGTAGTATACGCACAGGGGCGATGAATCAGCTCTGGGCGGCCGGGACGAAGAGAGAGCAACTGGTCAATGGCGCTTACTATGTTCCTATCGGGGTGCGCGGCTCGAGCAGATTCACCGACGATGCAGACATGGCACGAAAGCTTTGGGAATGGACGGAGAATCAGATCGCTGAGAAATCGTGA
- a CDS encoding uncharacterized protein (predicted protein), whose translation MEYHFVPPEERAKDDKGNLLPWGYVYKDESRNPRRPPEESGPFGKRRNARYDHARSRTRTGTPAKKENPNVAEFGRLFAMQQEEEKTRSNTLPKSTSSSNLDNARKQTDKVATECILYGYKSKDSEWKVIDKYERVSRGVICEDYPRSDPNSTSGYSQLLSGGDVVIHSNLSADANRKSKRYAGGFHWIKVTFDSTIAADRACFYSPQEIDGHFVFCELYHGQGPAEDVPILADSSAAEQQKSKATRTLTTSRSTNFLQTNERSTLPRSFTVNNLSSVPDTEEGQSLGSTPTASSTTATGVDVPSTASLQQRNIPQEPKPESEFMTHIPTVRRAKLRPINEALPPQPTVTERVLRSIPILSWFTGDIVGDGPQLKEDGTFDYDKSNTYWRFWYMIDMVLGTDICGLREES comes from the exons ATGGAGTATCATTTCGTTCCCCCAGAGGAGCGCGCAAAAGATGACAAGGGCAATCTGCTGCCCTGGGGCTATGTCTACAAAGA TGAATCTCGGAACCCTCGACGACCACCTGAAGAGAGTGGCCCTTttggaaagaggagaaacgCTCGCTACGACCATGCTCGATCGCGTACCCGTACGGGAACACctgcgaagaaggaaaacccgAACGTTGCGGAATTCGGACGGCTTTTTGCtatgcagcaagaagaggagaagactCGCAGCAATACCTTACCGAAATCGACATCTTCCTCAAATCTCGACAACGCACGCAAGCAAACGGACAAGGTCGCCACAGAATGCATACTGTACGGCTACAAGAGTAAAGACTCTGAGTGGAAGGTAATCGACAAGTACGAGCGGGTGTCCAGAGGCGTGATCTGTGAAGATTACCCGCGCAGCGATCCGAACTCTACGAGTGGGTATTCACAGCTTCTAAGCGGCGGTGATGTGGTAATCCATTCGAATTTGTCTGCGGATGCGAACCGCAAATCGAAACGTTATGCGGGCGGTTTCCACTGGATCAAGGTCACGTTCGACTCGACGATCGCCGCGGACCGCGCTTGCTTCTACTCTCCCCAGGAGATCGATGGACACTTTGTTTTCTGTGAACTGTATCATGGCCAAGGGCCCGCGGAGGATGTACCAATCCTTGCGGATTCATCGGCTGCCGAGCAGCAAAAATCGAAAGCCACGCGCACTTTGACCACTTCGCGCTCTACCAACTTCCTCCAGACGAATGAACGCTCAACATTACCGCGGTCATTCACTGTGAATAACCTTTCTAGTGTCCCGGAtacagaagaaggccaatcACTAGGATCGACGCCGACTGCAAGCTCGACGACTGCCACTGGTGTGGATGTACCATCTACCGCTTCCCTTCAACAACGGAATATACCCCAAGAGCCGAAACCTGAGTCTGAGTTCATGACGCATATTCCGACGGTGCGTCGGGCAAAATTACGCCCGATCAATGAGGCTCTCCCGCCCCAACCGACCGTCACCGAACGCGTGTTGCGATCCATTCCAATCCTCAGTTGGTTCACTGGTGACATTGTGGGAGACGGGCCGCAGCTCAAGGAGGATGGAACATTCGACTATGATAAGTCGAACACCTACTGGCGTTTCTGGTATATGATCGATATGGTTCTCGGAACTGATATTTGTGGATTGCGGGAGGAATCATGA
- a CDS encoding copper transporter family protein (predicted protein), translated as MDMSSMDHSSSSSSSSSSSMTMSMAMVFVNAQDTPLFSNQWTPSSSGAYAGTCIFLIILSIIGRLLVAFKGVMEQHWLNAHLNRRYVAVAGKSTEAGRIDADPDAKVASLVSAQGVEESVKVVRRATHEPLPFRFSVDLPRAFLFLLITGVSYLLMLAVMTMNIGYFCSVLGGAFLGELAVGRYIQWNEHSH; from the exons ATGGATATGAGCAGCATGGATCattcgtcctcttcctcatcatcatcctcatcatccatgACCATGTCGATGGCAATGGTCTTCGTTAATGCCCAAGATACACCCCTGTTCTCAAATCAGTGGACACCGTCATCCAGTGGCGCGTACGCTGGCACGTGCATCTTCCTTATCATTCTATCGATTATTGGCCGACTCCTGGTTGCGTTCAAGGGCGTCATGGAGCAGCACTGGTTGAATGCTCATCTGAATCGTCGCTACGTGGCCGTCGCGGGCAAGTCAACGGAAGCTGGTCGTATCGACGCCGATCCCGATGCCAAAGTAGCTTCACTCGTATCAGCGCAAGGGGTGGAAGAGTCCGTTAAAGTCGTGCGCCGGGCTACACACGAGCCCCTTCCGTTCAGATTTAGCGTCGATTTGCCGCGAGcattccttttcctcttAATTACAGGAGTATCATATCTACT CATGTTGGCTGTCATGACAATGAATATTGGCTACTTCTGCTCTGTGCTGGGTGGTGCTTTTCTAGGCGAACTGGCCGTAGGGCGGTATATTCAATGGAATGAGCATAGCCATTGA
- a CDS encoding ferric reductase family protein (ferric reductase, NADH/NADPH oxidase and related proteins), producing the protein MSMGGMDMGPMGHMSMGDGVPGLFYLQKMYWAVVGSAIAAGTVVNAFNNFLAFQRLRDSTLTPSKPKSLFFITCATLTAIVREASYATLPPWSLGGRIIHFAPLGPLAIILANLVVVLVFCFYKLDTTDQWKWEDVGYRTGFVAIAQLPLIFLLAGRQNIIGLLVGMSYERLNWFHRWISRTLWLTVTIHMGFWFRSWGRYDYITYQLKNDPLSKRGFAAWCILTFIVLSSMAPIRRLSYEFFVLQHLVTFVGFIVAVWLHAAEEVKVWVWISIGLLVFDRVARYAWATYANLSIFHRSTSNTKHALWANRASFTPLPGNVTRITIDNPGIRWEPGQHVFLTCHSIVPLQSHPFTIASISADNKMEFFVRSEKGGTRRFFRYASKHHHVLGSRDTSPVKPARAVFIDGPYGKMRPLRQFDSVILLAGGMGVTFVIPCLRDIVSRWKMECLGDNEQSKKSPRLTPTKRIRFVWVIKSRAQLSWFETQLQSVLSDVEECRRAQPDINREIELSIYVTCDEKLEPQPQPAQPLCSQAQPESTIVGTRQDANSIELAAVTDEKRSKKDDVSIHSISNVSSGDSTPQSGCLPNGGCCCTTAIEDEDNNSITVHNCSCSGHAAASQAPGPEPEKLDVKAAPIKVPELPMFSGRPQPRTIIRKVLEKAEGESAVVVCGPQGLSDDVRRSVVYLSDERAVHKGTGAQGIYLHAEKFGW; encoded by the exons ATGTCAATGGGTGGAATGGACATGGGCCCAATGGGCCATATGTCCATGGGCGATGGCGTGCCAGGCCTCTTCTATCTCCAGAAGATGTACTGGGCAGTAGTAGGAAGCGCCATAGCTGCTGGGACAGTAGTCAATGCCTTCAATAATTTTCTCGCATTCCAAAG ACTACGGGACTCCACTCTCACCCCGTCAAAACCAAAGTCACTATTCTTCATTACTTGCGCCACTCTGACGGCAATCGTTCGAGAAGCAAGCTACGCAACATTACCCCCATGGTCGCTAGGTGGCCGCATCATTCACTTTGCTCCGCTAGGCCCACTAGCCATCATCTTAGCCAATCTAGTCGTGGTCCTTGTCTTCTGCTTTTACAAGTTAGACACAACGGATCAATGGAAATGGGAAGATGTTGGCTATCGCACCGGATTCGTAGCTATTGCCCAGCTGCCTTTGATCTTCCTGCTGGCAGGAAGACAGAATATCATTGGCCTTCTAGTCGGCATGAGTTATGAGAGATTAAATTGGTTCCACCGCTGGATTTCTCGGACTCTCTGGCTAACGGTTACGATCCATATGGGATTCTGGTTCCGGAGTTGGGGACGCTATGACTACATCACGTACCAACTGAAAAACGATCCGTTGTCGAAACGGGGCTTTGCGGCATGGTGTATTTTGACTTTTATCGTCTTATCATCCATGGCACCCATACGACGACTAAGTTATGAATTCTTCGTTTTACAACATCTCGTGACATTCGTTGGATTTATTGTTGCAGTTTGGCTACACGCGGCggaagaagtcaaagtaTGGGTGTGGATTTCTATCGGCTTGCTCGTTTTTGACCGGGTTGCGCGATACGCATGGGCCACATATGCCAATTTATCCATCTTCCACCGCTCCACCTCAAACACGAAGCATGCCCTCTGGGCTAACCGGGCTTCTTTTACTCCTTTACCAGGGAATGTCACTCGCATTACAATCGACAATCCAGGCATCCGATGGGAACCCGGGCAGCATGTGTTCCTGACATGTCATTCGATAGTACCCCTGCAAAGCCACCCATTCACCATCGCCTCTATCTCTGCGGACAACAAGATGGAGTTTTTCGTACGCTCTGAGAAAGGAGGCACTAGGCGTTTCTTCCGTTATGCATCTAAGCACCACCACGTTTTAGGCTCCCGGGATACGTCCCCCGTGAAACCGGCCCGTGCCGTGTTCATTGACGGTCCATACGGAAAAATGAGACCTCTCCGTCAGTTCGACAGTGTAATACTACTTGCGGGAGGAATGGGTGTGACTTTCGTCATTCCCTGTCTGCGAGATATTGTGTCCCGATGGAAAATGGAATGTCTCGGGGACAACGAGCAGTCCAAGAAATCCCCACGCCTCACGCCGACGAAACGTATCCGATTTGTATGGGTGATTAAGTCGCGGGCTCAACTTAGCTGGTTTGAGACGCAGTTGCAGTCCGTGCTGTCTGATGTAGAAGAATGTCGTCGTGCTCAGCCTGATATAAACCGAGAGATCGAATTGAGCATATATGTGACCTGTGACGAAAAGCTggagccacagccacaaccaGCGCAGCCTCTCTGCTCGCAGGCCCAGCCTGAATCAACAATTGTCGGTACTCGCCAAGACGCCAACAGTATTGAACTAGCTGCTGTCACAGACGAGAAACGCAGTAAAAAAGACGATGTTTCGATCCATTCCATCTCCAACGTTTCTTCCGGAGACTCTACACCACAGAGTGGATGCCTCCCTAATGGCGGATGCTGCTGCACAACAGCcattgaagatgaggacaacaacagcatcacAGTACATAATTGTTCATGCTCCGGCCATGCCGCTGCCTCTCAAGCTCCGGGgccagagccagagaagCTGGATGTTAAAGCAGCGCCAATTAAAGTGCCCGAGCTCCCCATGTTCTCCGGTCGACCGCAACCACGAACAATCATCCGCAAAGTGTTGGAGAAAGCCGAAGGCGAAAGTGCCGTGGTGGTCTGTGGACCGCAAGGTCTATCAGATGACGTGCGCCGGAGTGTGGTGTACTTGAGCGACGAACGGGCTGTGCATAAGGGAACAGGGGCGCAAGGCATATATCTACATGCGGAGAAGTTTGGGTGGTAG